From the Paludibacterium paludis genome, one window contains:
- a CDS encoding metal/formaldehyde-sensitive transcriptional repressor, whose product MTHTTRDKQALLTRVRRIRGQVEALENALRDDAGCMAILQQVAAVRGAANGLLVRMLEDHLREHLGPDADDGARRRADVEDVAILLRRYLK is encoded by the coding sequence ATGACGCATACCACACGCGATAAGCAGGCTTTGCTGACACGGGTCAGACGCATCCGTGGCCAGGTCGAGGCCCTGGAAAACGCGCTGCGCGACGACGCGGGCTGCATGGCCATCCTGCAGCAGGTCGCGGCGGTGCGCGGCGCGGCCAACGGTTTGCTGGTGCGCATGCTGGAAGACCATCTGCGCGAACACCTGGGCCCCGATGCCGACGACGGCGCGCGGCGCCGGGCCGATGTGGAAGACGTGGCAATCCTGCTGCGCCGCTATCTGAAGTGA
- a CDS encoding AraC family transcriptional regulator — protein sequence MSALVRSALLHTLPSILSEHNINVAGFMALCKLESDWLVNAEKLVPLALVVEALEQAAQVCQLPCIGLYMAEARRLDDIGDIFRVARVAPTFLDALQDFCEYCQIISPAICAVLRIDEDRDRVYFYLDINLDIQVTIVQIIEYAISLSCKVYQALGPPDSGPEAICFRHSPRVNTLDYANYFGVPVSFRQSLNAVEFKLGALRRPMPSYNYAMYFQLRDKLMHTRRQVHRFEQDVRNQVRLLILMSECHLDTLAQRYQLHARTFQRQLARAGLTFTGLVDAARKQLFSEMVLDTRMGFGVISQALGYANQSTLHKACLRWFGMTPRELRKSGKTALS from the coding sequence ATGTCGGCCTTGGTTCGTTCAGCATTACTTCATACCTTACCAAGTATACTGAGCGAACATAATATAAACGTCGCCGGGTTCATGGCTCTTTGCAAACTTGAATCGGATTGGCTGGTCAACGCGGAAAAGCTTGTCCCGCTTGCTCTGGTCGTCGAAGCGCTGGAGCAGGCCGCGCAAGTTTGCCAATTGCCGTGCATCGGACTTTATATGGCCGAGGCGCGGCGCCTCGATGATATCGGGGATATTTTCCGGGTGGCGCGCGTCGCCCCGACTTTTCTGGATGCTCTGCAGGACTTTTGTGAATATTGCCAAATAATCAGTCCGGCGATTTGCGCTGTTTTACGAATAGATGAAGACCGGGACCGGGTTTATTTCTATCTCGATATAAATCTAGATATTCAGGTAACGATAGTACAAATTATTGAATATGCTATATCGCTATCCTGCAAGGTCTATCAGGCGCTGGGACCGCCCGACTCCGGTCCCGAGGCGATCTGCTTCCGTCACAGTCCGCGAGTGAACACGCTCGATTACGCCAATTATTTCGGTGTCCCCGTTTCGTTCCGTCAATCCCTGAATGCCGTCGAATTCAAGCTCGGCGCACTGCGCCGGCCGATGCCAAGCTACAACTACGCGATGTATTTCCAGCTTCGGGACAAGCTGATGCATACCCGCCGGCAGGTCCACAGGTTCGAGCAGGATGTCCGGAACCAGGTACGGCTGCTGATTCTGATGTCCGAATGTCATTTAGATACGTTAGCGCAACGGTATCAATTGCATGCACGAACCTTTCAGCGGCAACTGGCGCGCGCCGGACTGACCTTCACCGGTCTTGTCGATGCGGCAAGAAAACAACTGTTCTCGGAAATGGTGCTCGATACCCGGATGGGCTTCGGCGTGATTTCCCAGGCGTTGGGATATGCCAACCAGAGCACACTGCACAAAGCCTGCCTGCGCTGGTTCGGCATGACGCCAAGGGAATTGAGGAAGAGCGGCAAAACGGCGCTCTCCTGA
- a CDS encoding AraC family transcriptional regulator has translation MTATIRASMLHPLLAILKEQGLDARASCGLDAAMLRDPSARLPFGLAVNAIEAAALRCGLPSIGLYMAELRRLDDVGDYYPLAGSAPSVLCALRDFCAFAALISPALGAMVNVDTGRDRVVFAIEINLEAPARLVQIMEYLLALVARMMRTLSGGAVQPVALTFRHSPRSHGLDYSHYFGAPVLFRQPLNTLEFSLPEALAPLPGHDDSLYRCRREALAASFEQRFSFAADVLNRTRLLILMSRGDLESLAASYGMGVRSLQRRLEGHGTTFAEVLECARRRLFAEMILDPRTTLGVISLHLGYANQSTLHKACLRWYGLTPSAVRKRALEGKRETYPG, from the coding sequence ATGACGGCCACGATACGCGCGTCGATGCTGCACCCCCTGCTGGCCATCCTGAAGGAACAGGGGCTTGATGCGCGGGCTTCGTGCGGCCTGGATGCGGCCATGCTGCGCGATCCGTCCGCCCGCCTGCCGTTCGGCCTGGCGGTGAACGCCATCGAAGCGGCGGCGCTGCGCTGCGGGCTGCCAAGCATCGGGCTTTACATGGCCGAGCTGCGCCGCCTTGACGATGTGGGCGATTACTATCCGCTGGCCGGTTCCGCGCCGAGCGTGCTGTGCGCATTGCGGGATTTTTGCGCGTTCGCCGCGCTGATCAGTCCGGCCCTGGGCGCCATGGTGAATGTCGACACCGGGCGGGACAGGGTGGTGTTCGCCATCGAGATCAATCTGGAGGCGCCGGCCCGGCTGGTGCAAATCATGGAGTACCTGCTGGCGCTCGTGGCGCGCATGATGCGAACCCTGAGCGGCGGAGCCGTGCAGCCTGTCGCGCTGACGTTCCGCCACAGCCCCCGCTCGCACGGGCTGGATTACAGCCATTATTTCGGTGCGCCGGTTTTGTTCCGCCAGCCGCTCAACACCCTCGAATTCTCGTTGCCCGAGGCTCTGGCTCCGCTGCCCGGTCACGACGACTCCCTGTACCGCTGCCGCCGCGAGGCGCTGGCCGCGTCCTTCGAACAGCGGTTTTCGTTCGCCGCCGATGTGCTCAACCGTACCCGCTTGCTGATTCTGATGTCCCGCGGCGATCTGGAGTCGCTGGCCGCATCGTACGGCATGGGCGTGCGCTCTTTGCAGCGCCGCCTGGAGGGGCACGGCACCACCTTCGCCGAAGTGCTCGAATGCGCGAGGCGGCGGCTGTTCGCCGAAATGATTCTCGACCCGCGCACCACGCTTGGGGTGATTTCCCTGCATTTGGGGTATGCCAATCAGAGCACCTTGCACAAGGCTTGCCTGCGCTGGTACGGACTCACTCCGAGCGCGGTGCGCAAAAGAGCGCTGGAGGGAAAAAGGGAAACGTATCCTGGGTGA
- a CDS encoding S53 family peptidase translates to MHPATHILLTGSERIAMPGSHLLGRTDPDEHIDITVKVRRAHPLPDLSCRPDDVLGRDDFTERYGAASGDLQAVVDALGCYGLNLTAMNGTTRTVRLAGPSSAMEAAFATQLADYAHPSGRFRGRLGPLAIPRELDGIVEGVFGLDTRRVVKRRWQAMKHLDDARDTAASRDWFYPGEVASAYQFPHGDGKGQIVALLEFGGGYFSRDLTEFCRETGIPVPTVIPQSIDATPTNRRDGAQSEVMLDIEIIAGLCPAATIPVYFGAGTEQGWVDAFDAALHNPDYPAHVISISWGNSEDHGAWTPMAIRVINDSLMEAALLGVTVCAASGDDGSDDQVGDGLAHADFPAASPYVLAVGGTRLARRDGGFEETAWMEGIGLRQRGGGCTGGGVSRLFACPPWQQDVAVESVNPGAGTGRCVPDVAANASLDTGYFIVVDGKRGISGGTSAAAPVWAALVARVNQQLGGMETVGYLTPLLYQHTAGGQTLGALGCHEITRGNNITATAGGYAAGPGYNAVAGWGSPMGLSLLSVLRPALGHH, encoded by the coding sequence ATGCATCCTGCCACCCACATCCTGTTGACCGGCTCCGAGCGTATCGCCATGCCGGGCTCGCACCTTCTCGGGCGCACCGACCCGGATGAGCATATCGACATCACCGTCAAAGTGCGCCGGGCGCATCCTCTTCCCGATTTGTCATGCCGGCCGGACGACGTGCTCGGACGCGACGACTTCACCGAACGGTATGGCGCGGCGAGCGGCGACCTGCAGGCGGTTGTCGACGCGCTGGGTTGTTACGGATTGAACCTGACGGCCATGAACGGCACCACCCGCACGGTGCGCCTGGCCGGTCCGTCCTCGGCCATGGAAGCGGCATTCGCCACGCAACTGGCGGATTACGCCCATCCGTCCGGACGCTTTCGCGGCCGCCTTGGGCCACTCGCCATTCCCCGCGAGCTTGACGGCATCGTCGAAGGCGTCTTCGGACTCGACACGCGCCGCGTCGTCAAGCGCCGCTGGCAGGCCATGAAACATCTGGACGACGCGCGTGACACCGCCGCATCGCGGGACTGGTTTTACCCGGGAGAGGTGGCCAGCGCCTACCAGTTTCCGCACGGCGACGGCAAAGGCCAAATCGTCGCCCTGCTCGAATTCGGCGGCGGATACTTCAGCCGCGACCTGACCGAATTCTGCCGGGAAACCGGCATACCGGTGCCGACCGTGATCCCGCAAAGCATCGACGCCACACCGACCAACCGGCGCGACGGCGCGCAAAGCGAAGTGATGCTCGACATCGAGATCATCGCCGGCCTCTGTCCGGCCGCCACCATTCCGGTCTATTTCGGCGCGGGCACCGAACAGGGCTGGGTGGATGCGTTCGATGCGGCATTGCACAATCCGGATTATCCGGCGCATGTCATCTCCATCAGTTGGGGCAACTCCGAGGACCACGGAGCCTGGACGCCGATGGCGATCAGGGTGATCAACGACAGCCTGATGGAAGCGGCCCTGCTGGGAGTCACCGTATGCGCGGCCAGCGGCGACGACGGTTCGGACGATCAGGTCGGGGACGGTCTGGCCCATGCGGATTTTCCGGCGGCGAGTCCCTATGTGCTGGCCGTGGGCGGCACACGCCTGGCCCGGCGCGACGGCGGCTTCGAGGAAACCGCCTGGATGGAGGGCATCGGCCTGCGCCAGAGAGGAGGAGGCTGCACCGGAGGCGGCGTCAGCCGCCTGTTCGCCTGCCCGCCCTGGCAGCAGGATGTGGCGGTCGAATCGGTCAACCCCGGCGCGGGCACTGGCCGTTGCGTGCCCGATGTGGCGGCCAACGCGAGCCTGGACACCGGCTATTTCATCGTGGTCGACGGCAAGCGCGGCATCAGCGGGGGCACCAGCGCGGCCGCGCCGGTCTGGGCGGCGCTGGTCGCGCGCGTCAACCAGCAACTGGGCGGCATGGAAACGGTCGGTTACCTGACCCCGCTGCTGTACCAGCACACGGCAGGCGGCCAGACACTCGGCGCCCTGGGATGCCACGAAATCACCCGGGGCAACAATATCACCGCGACGGCCGGCGGCTACGCCGCGGGTCCGGGCTACAACGCCGTGGCAGGCTGGGGCAGCCCGATGGGCCTCTCCCTGCTGTCGGTGCTGCGGCCGGCGCTCGGCCACCACTAG
- a CDS encoding methyl-accepting chemotaxis protein, with translation MKITQKILLSLAVPLLALVVTAVLALMKLNEANQRFEYIMANTVPSIQTLDRAKAALTDMRLLNYRHSIVAAAEQKARLDGEIAEADRQLDSALKEYGERLAVDDEDRRLLAQEREALASFRQLRQPFFTLSRSGQTAQAQSLLIGGELGKAANTLRDVLNKHIDYNYGHAKVLAEENKVAYDRALTILVTVALVIFLVSALIALQLFLSLRRSVRAIAATLTGVTDSLDFRQRAEVLNRDELGQTAGAFNQLLDKLQASFADILSVLGEVDRGMDHVAQTATGIAGASSGQSDAASEMAASVEELTVSINLVAERARDASGQTAEAGDAALRGSEAILETIDSIRSMAEQMSETASRVKAMQNDAAKIAVVLGVIKDIAEQTNLLALNAAIEAARAGETGRGFAVVADEVRKLSERTALSTTEINAVIDSMRRSTDSAVDTIETMASQVTRDVDKANAANEAIRQIRETTGNAMRLVSEISDSIGEQSSASQLLAQRVEQVALQAQNNAHAARQSEELNHKLKEQVHGIVGVVMRYKV, from the coding sequence ATGAAGATCACCCAGAAAATCCTCCTGTCCCTGGCCGTCCCCCTGCTCGCGCTCGTGGTGACGGCGGTTCTTGCCCTGATGAAGTTGAACGAGGCCAATCAGCGCTTCGAATACATCATGGCCAACACCGTGCCCAGCATACAGACGCTCGACCGCGCCAAGGCGGCGCTGACCGACATGCGTCTATTGAACTACCGGCACTCGATCGTGGCGGCGGCCGAGCAGAAGGCGCGGCTGGATGGCGAGATCGCCGAAGCGGATCGCCAGCTCGACAGCGCGCTCAAAGAGTACGGCGAGCGTCTTGCCGTCGACGACGAGGATCGCCGCCTGCTGGCGCAGGAGCGCGAGGCGCTGGCGAGTTTCCGGCAATTGCGCCAGCCGTTCTTCACGCTGTCGCGAAGCGGGCAGACCGCCCAGGCGCAGTCGCTGCTGATCGGCGGGGAACTGGGCAAGGCGGCCAATACGCTGAGGGATGTGCTCAACAAGCATATCGATTACAACTATGGCCATGCCAAAGTTCTCGCCGAGGAGAACAAAGTGGCCTATGACCGCGCGCTGACGATCCTGGTGACGGTCGCACTGGTGATTTTCCTGGTGTCCGCGCTGATCGCGCTGCAGCTTTTCCTGTCGTTGCGCCGCAGTGTCCGGGCGATCGCCGCCACGCTGACCGGGGTGACAGACTCGCTGGACTTCCGTCAGCGCGCCGAAGTCCTGAACCGTGATGAGCTGGGGCAGACCGCCGGCGCGTTCAACCAGTTGCTCGACAAGCTGCAAGCCAGTTTCGCGGACATCCTGTCGGTGCTGGGCGAGGTCGACCGTGGAATGGATCATGTCGCCCAGACCGCGACGGGCATCGCCGGCGCGTCCTCGGGACAGAGCGACGCGGCATCGGAAATGGCCGCGTCGGTCGAGGAGTTGACGGTCAGCATCAATCTGGTGGCCGAACGCGCCCGCGACGCCTCCGGCCAGACCGCCGAGGCCGGCGATGCGGCGCTGCGCGGCAGCGAGGCGATTCTCGAAACCATCGACAGCATCCGCTCCATGGCCGAACAGATGAGCGAGACCGCGTCGCGTGTCAAGGCCATGCAGAACGACGCCGCCAAGATCGCCGTGGTGCTCGGCGTGATCAAGGACATCGCCGAACAGACCAACCTTCTGGCGCTCAACGCGGCCATCGAAGCGGCGCGGGCCGGTGAAACCGGCCGGGGGTTCGCGGTGGTGGCGGACGAAGTGCGCAAGCTCTCGGAGCGCACCGCCCTGTCGACCACCGAGATCAACGCGGTGATCGACAGCATGCGGCGCTCCACCGATTCGGCGGTCGATACCATCGAAACCATGGCCAGCCAGGTGACCCGAGATGTGGACAAGGCCAACGCCGCGAACGAAGCGATCCGCCAGATTCGCGAGACCACCGGCAATGCCATGCGCCTGGTCAGCGAGATCAGCGACAGCATCGGCGAGCAGAGCTCCGCGAGCCAGCTGCTGGCCCAGCGCGTCGAGCAGGTCGCGCTGCAGGCCCAGAACAACGCGCACGCGGCGCGCCAGTCGGAGGAGCTCAACCACAAGCTCAAGGAGCAGGTGCACGGCATCGTCGGCGTGGTCATGCGCTATAAAGTCTGA
- a CDS encoding nickel/cobalt efflux transporter, with protein MPPLADLIQQGSNNLWLFIPSAILLGALHGLEPGHSKTMMAAFIIAIRGTVVQAVLLGLCAALSHSLVVWLLAAAALEFGNRLIAEQAEPWFMLLSGAIVIGMALWMAWRTRRDVLAAGRHDHVHRHHGRHRARAPSPGAASLRYRRHDPDTGYQDAHAREHAEDIRRRFAGKEASTAQIALFGLTGGLLPCPASVTLLMICLHLKRFALGAALVLSFSAGLAIALVGVGVVSALAASAMARRSGRLGELARRAPYLSSILMLAIGSFMLLQGARHLAP; from the coding sequence ATGCCCCCCCTTGCCGATCTGATTCAACAAGGCTCGAACAACCTCTGGCTGTTCATTCCCTCGGCGATTTTGCTGGGCGCCCTGCACGGGCTCGAGCCGGGCCACTCCAAAACCATGATGGCCGCGTTCATCATCGCCATCCGCGGCACGGTCGTCCAGGCGGTTCTGCTCGGGCTTTGCGCGGCGCTGTCCCATTCTCTGGTGGTCTGGCTCCTGGCCGCCGCCGCGCTCGAATTCGGCAATCGCCTGATCGCCGAACAGGCCGAACCCTGGTTCATGCTGCTCTCCGGCGCCATCGTCATCGGCATGGCGCTGTGGATGGCCTGGCGCACCCGGCGCGATGTCCTCGCCGCGGGCCGCCATGATCACGTCCATCGCCATCATGGACGCCATCGCGCCCGCGCGCCGTCGCCCGGAGCGGCCAGCCTGCGCTACCGGCGCCACGACCCGGATACCGGCTACCAGGACGCGCACGCACGCGAGCATGCCGAAGACATCCGCCGGCGTTTCGCCGGCAAGGAGGCATCGACCGCCCAGATCGCCTTGTTCGGCCTCACCGGCGGGCTGCTCCCCTGTCCGGCCTCGGTGACGCTGCTGATGATTTGCCTGCATCTGAAGCGCTTCGCGCTGGGCGCGGCACTGGTGCTGTCGTTCAGCGCCGGACTGGCCATCGCACTGGTCGGCGTGGGCGTCGTCTCGGCGCTCGCCGCCTCGGCGATGGCACGCCGTTCGGGACGCCTGGGCGAACTGGCGCGCCGCGCGCCTTACCTGTCGAGTATCCTGATGCTGGCCATCGGGAGTTTCATGCTGCTGCAGGGCGCCCGGCACCTTGCGCCCTGA
- a CDS encoding putative bifunctional diguanylate cyclase/phosphodiesterase, which produces MSAAVVIIAVLLTLAGAVWLWRRVARRRDVLSVLPGRSELYGRFSAAGQDGFCVALLNIDGFRRINDAHGYPVGDAVLETMAARLREGVGDGDGVFRLSGDEFALLLRSVPDRVRAAPLLSRLIAELGRPMPALAAPQTISVSCGAACCPSDGRERSTLLARADLALREVRRAAHGGVAFFDADMGRREDERRRIRRALMDEEEGMALTLHYQPIVDLRSRRVAGFEALARLRDDRLGWIPPGRFIGIAEEDGLIGPLSARLLAMACRDALAWPAHLGLSFNLSALELKDPATAGRILGILDEAGFSPARLELEVTESAMSHHADGAEAVIDALRARGASVSIDDFGTGFSGMARLGRLRFDRLKVDRCFVSRLDDARQRTIVRSIIALGHDLGMAIVAEGIETPAQSRWLAAEGCDFGQGFFYGKPRPMDSPYPARNVGVLCGKPA; this is translated from the coding sequence ATGTCGGCCGCTGTCGTGATCATCGCCGTGTTGTTGACGCTGGCCGGTGCGGTATGGCTATGGCGGCGCGTGGCGCGCCGCCGCGACGTTCTGTCCGTCCTGCCCGGCCGTTCCGAACTGTACGGCCGCTTTTCCGCGGCCGGACAAGACGGATTTTGCGTGGCGCTGCTCAATATCGACGGTTTTCGGCGCATCAATGACGCGCACGGCTACCCGGTCGGGGACGCCGTGCTCGAAACGATGGCGGCCCGCTTGCGCGAGGGGGTGGGCGACGGCGATGGAGTATTCCGGCTAAGCGGCGACGAGTTCGCGCTTTTGCTGCGCTCCGTGCCCGACCGTGTCCGCGCGGCGCCTTTGCTGTCGCGCCTGATCGCCGAGCTTGGCAGACCGATGCCCGCGCTCGCGGCTCCGCAGACGATATCGGTCAGCTGCGGTGCGGCGTGCTGCCCATCGGACGGCCGCGAACGCTCGACGCTGCTGGCGCGTGCCGATCTCGCCTTGCGCGAGGTCCGGCGCGCTGCTCATGGGGGCGTGGCGTTTTTCGACGCGGACATGGGCCGGCGCGAAGACGAGCGCCGCCGTATCCGCAGAGCGCTGATGGATGAGGAAGAGGGCATGGCGCTGACCCTGCATTATCAGCCCATCGTCGATCTGCGCAGCCGGCGCGTGGCGGGGTTCGAGGCGTTGGCAAGGCTGCGCGACGATCGTCTTGGCTGGATTCCTCCGGGACGCTTCATCGGCATCGCCGAAGAAGACGGCCTGATCGGCCCGCTCAGCGCACGGCTTCTGGCCATGGCGTGCCGCGACGCCCTCGCCTGGCCCGCGCATCTTGGCCTGTCCTTCAACCTGTCGGCGCTCGAACTGAAAGATCCGGCGACCGCGGGACGGATTCTCGGCATTCTCGATGAGGCGGGGTTTTCGCCGGCGCGTCTGGAACTGGAGGTGACGGAAAGCGCCATGTCGCACCACGCCGATGGCGCGGAGGCCGTCATCGATGCGTTGCGGGCCCGCGGCGCGAGCGTATCGATCGATGATTTCGGCACCGGCTTTTCCGGGATGGCGCGCCTTGGGCGCTTGCGCTTCGACCGTCTGAAGGTGGACCGCTGTTTCGTCTCGCGCCTGGACGACGCCCGGCAGCGCACCATTGTGCGCTCCATCATCGCCCTGGGGCATGATCTTGGCATGGCCATCGTCGCCGAGGGTATCGAGACACCGGCGCAAAGCCGCTGGCTGGCCGCGGAGGGCTGTGATTTCGGCCAAGGCTTTTTTTACGGCAAACCCAGACCCATGGACAGCCCGTATCCCGCCAGGAACGTCGGCGTGCTGTGCGGGAAGCCGGCATAG
- the ggt gene encoding gamma-glutamyltransferase, giving the protein MTYHSPSFRIALLLGCLASPAQALTAGAVAAPDRYSAGVAADILRAGGNAVDAAVATAFTLAVTYPEAGNIGGGGFMTVYMDGKAYFLDYRETAPRAATRDMYLDTDGNVVENLSLIGARAAGVPGTVMGLWEAHRRFGRLKWADLVRPAIVYAEHGFTVAPQQYQYRADALRQFAGKTGFARYFGSLKAGATFRQPELAATLRRIARQGPEDFYRGTTARLLVRQMRRDNGLIDMDDLRGYTARWRDPVSFEWRGHRIHTAPPPSSGGIALAQLLLLKDYRAADFRQVAHNSARYLHLLAEIEKRVFADRADYLGDPDFSKVPTERLTDPVYLAGRAADINPASISPTGSIKAGLEPHQTTHFSLIDKWGNAVANTYTLNLDFGSGVVVRGAGFLLNNEMDDFSAKPGTANAFGVVGRDANAIAPGKRMLSSMSPTILTRDGRVVLVIGTPGGSRIFTSIFQVLNNLYDFAMPLQDAVAAQRVHHQLLPKDTLFYDDYAPLDGPVADELKAMGYVLKDQGWRMGDIQAIRVSDDGTPVTASDPRGRGEGMVVP; this is encoded by the coding sequence ATGACATACCATTCACCCTCGTTCCGCATTGCGCTGCTGCTCGGCTGCCTTGCCAGTCCGGCCCAAGCCCTGACCGCCGGCGCGGTGGCGGCGCCCGACCGCTACAGCGCCGGCGTTGCCGCCGATATCCTTCGTGCTGGCGGCAACGCCGTGGACGCGGCCGTGGCCACCGCGTTCACCCTCGCGGTGACCTATCCCGAAGCCGGCAATATCGGCGGCGGCGGATTCATGACCGTGTACATGGACGGCAAGGCGTATTTTCTGGATTATCGCGAAACCGCGCCGCGCGCCGCCACGCGCGACATGTACCTCGACACCGATGGCAATGTCGTCGAGAACCTCAGCCTGATCGGCGCGCGCGCCGCCGGCGTACCCGGCACCGTGATGGGTCTGTGGGAAGCGCACCGGCGCTTTGGCCGGCTCAAGTGGGCCGACCTCGTGCGGCCGGCGATCGTCTATGCGGAACATGGTTTCACCGTCGCGCCCCAACAATACCAGTACCGCGCCGACGCCTTGCGCCAGTTCGCGGGGAAAACCGGCTTCGCCCGTTATTTCGGCTCGCTCAAGGCCGGCGCCACCTTCCGCCAGCCGGAACTGGCCGCCACGCTCAGGCGCATCGCGCGCCAGGGGCCGGAGGATTTTTACCGGGGAACCACCGCCCGGCTCCTGGTCCGGCAGATGCGCCGCGACAACGGCCTGATCGATATGGATGATCTGCGCGGTTACACCGCGCGCTGGCGCGATCCGGTCAGCTTCGAGTGGCGCGGCCACCGGATCCATACCGCTCCGCCGCCAAGCTCGGGGGGCATCGCCCTGGCGCAGTTGCTGCTGTTGAAAGACTACCGCGCCGCCGATTTCCGCCAGGTCGCGCACAATTCGGCGCGCTACCTGCACCTGCTGGCGGAAATCGAAAAACGGGTCTTCGCCGACCGCGCCGACTACCTGGGCGACCCGGATTTCTCGAAGGTGCCGACCGAGCGGCTGACCGACCCGGTCTATCTGGCCGGCCGCGCCGCCGACATCAACCCGGCCTCGATTTCACCGACCGGCTCGATCAAGGCGGGCCTCGAGCCGCATCAGACCACGCATTTCTCCCTGATCGACAAATGGGGTAATGCCGTGGCGAACACGTATACACTGAACCTGGATTTCGGCAGCGGCGTGGTGGTTCGCGGCGCGGGTTTCCTGCTCAATAACGAAATGGACGACTTCAGCGCCAAACCCGGCACCGCCAATGCCTTCGGCGTCGTCGGCCGGGACGCCAACGCCATCGCCCCGGGCAAGCGCATGCTCTCGTCGATGTCGCCGACCATCCTTACCCGCGATGGCCGCGTGGTGCTGGTGATCGGCACTCCCGGCGGTTCGCGGATTTTCACCTCGATCTTCCAGGTGCTGAACAATCTTTACGACTTTGCCATGCCGCTGCAGGATGCCGTCGCGGCGCAGCGCGTTCATCATCAGCTGCTGCCGAAAGATACCCTGTTCTATGACGACTACGCACCGCTCGACGGCCCGGTGGCCGACGAACTCAAGGCCATGGGTTATGTGCTGAAGGATCAGGGCTGGCGCATGGGGGACATCCAGGCGATCCGGGTATCCGACGACGGAACGCCGGTGACGGCCTCGGATCCGCGCGGGCGCGGCGAAGGCATGGTGGTGCCCTGA